Proteins encoded by one window of Xiphophorus hellerii strain 12219 unplaced genomic scaffold, Xiphophorus_hellerii-4.1 PGA_scaffold_66__1_contigs__length_299863, whole genome shotgun sequence:
- the LOC116716544 gene encoding uncharacterized protein LOC116716544 has protein sequence MMDTQKDIRDAIRAVLPGLSQEVLAALEDVLEKLGTTTTDDFQYITERDLLPVLKPIQARRLVAAWAQNNSMASTSGGASSSPQSVQSSQSAASLSQPSSAATSSPFLSCSPVLPTWVDSFQIPWQKLPEELIQTLERQKRPSARLRRQMVRIIVSEMMLICKNPTKRNTTEIAERMVSRYPKSLKDVIDGDVIGLGYHSLVKQLQARIENVKRQDTPKITKRKAESDNDTDEIPAEQKASVQDTYGCVNWAPKFLPLSETVESQLKKKEDMKKMFKDKKYAAEDVKELIKSTYYTQRKDINKGTSILKLCQEWPFLFHETGMAEHFQQLTGISLMEAFFTNLDKKGERIVNFLKTVFAQKEKQVLESLLKLASEKGQSSGCTEMILLLLAFFGEKEEHMFHYVEKTSLAEEVEMEDVPATPCLIVCGSSCYTADCFMLSIDQKIINDHITAFSCAICLMFGCYYCFNIHYPVGLRSTLEFLQRCFFSINPERGTKVEHSKRRKIFAVNPRVLTLIADLADHEWT, from the exons ATGATGGATACACAAAAGGACATCCGCGATGCCATTCGAGCAGTGCTTCCTGGTCTTTCACAGGAAGTTTTGGCTGCTTTAGAGGATGTGTTGGAGAAACTCGGCACTACAACCACAGATGATTTCCAGTATATCACCGAAAGAGACTTATTGCCTGTGCTGAAGCCCATACAGGCCAGAAGACTGGTTGCTGCATGGGCCCAAAATA ACTCAATGGCTTCAACTTCAGGCGGGGCATCCTCCTCTCCACAGTCTGTTCAGTCCTCTCAATCTGCAGCCTCACTTTCACAACCATCGTCTGCTGCTACTTCATCGCCTTTCCTGAGCTGCTCCCCAGTTTTGCCAACCTGGGTTGACAGTTTTCAGATACCGTGGCAGAAGCTTCCAGAAGAGCTGATACAGACTTTGGAACGACAGAAAAGGCCAAGTGCACGACTTCGAAGACAAATGGTGAGGATTATTGTCTCTGAAATGATGCTGATTTGCAAGAATCCAACCAAACGCAACACTACTGAAATAGCAGAAAGGATGGTGAGCAGGTATCCAAAGTCACTTAAGGATGTCATTGATGGTGACGTTATTGGACTTGGTTATCATTCCTTGGTAAAACAACTCCAGGCAAGAATTGAAAATGTCAAACGACAAGACACACCAAAGATAACTAAACGCAAGGCAGAATCAGATAATGACACTGATGAGATACCTGCTGAGCAGAAAGCCAGTGTTCAAGACACGTATGGCTGTGTCAACTGGGCGCCAAAGTTTTTGCCCCTTTCTGAGACTGTAGAGAGTCAGcttaagaaaaaagaagacatgAAAAAGATGTTCAAAGACAAGAAATATGCTGCAGAAGATGTGAAAGAACTTATCAAGTCCACCTATTACACGCAACGAAAGGACATCAATAAAGGTACAAGCATCCTGAAGCTATGCCAAGAATGGCCTTTTTTGTTCCATGAAACTGGCATGGCAGAACACTTCCAGCAACTTACTGGCATCAGTCTGATGGAAGCCTTCTTCACCAATCTGGACAAAAAGGGGGAGCGCATCGTCAACTtcctgaaaactgtttttgctcagaaagaaaaacaagttctGGAGTCTCTCCTCAAGTTAGCAAGTGAAAAAGGTCAGTCCAGTGGTTGTACAGAGATGATTCTTCTTCTACTTGCTTTTTTTGGTGAGAAGGAAGAGCATATGTTCCACTATGTTGAGAAGACGAGCCTTGCTGAAGAGGTTGAGATGGAGGATGTGCCAGCAACACCCTGCCTTATTGTGTGTG gGTCCTCTTGCTACACTGCAGACTGCTTCATGTTGAGTATTGATCAGAAGATTATCAATGACCACATCACTGCCTTCTCCTGTGCCATCTGCCTGATGTTTGGCTGTTACTACTGTTTTAATATACACTACCCAGTGGGACTGCGGTCAACACTGGAGTTCCTCCAGAG GTGTTTCTTTTCAATTAATCCGGAGAGAGGAACAAAAGTTGAGCATAGCAAGAGGAGGAAGATCTTTGCGGTCAACCCAAGAGTCCTCACGCTCATCGCTGACCTTGCAGACCATGAGTGGACTTAG